In one window of Vibrio sp. DW001 DNA:
- the ribBA gene encoding bifunctional 3,4-dihydroxy-2-butanone-4-phosphate synthase/GTP cyclohydrolase II, which yields MPISTPKEIIEDIRLGKMVILMDDEDRENEGDIIIAAEHITPEAINFMATHGRGLICLTMTKDRCVNLGLAPMVQDNNAQYTTNFTVSIEAAEGVTTGISASDRAVTVRAAVGKDAKAADLVQPGHIFPLTAQDGGVLTRAGHTEAGCDLARLAGLEPSSVIVEILNEDGSMARRPDLEVFSEKHDIKVGTIADLIEYRNNTETTIERVAECKLPTEFGEFDLVTYRDTIDNEIHYALRKGSVSANEACLVRVHLHDVFTDLLRSNRNADRSWTLDTAMKRIGDEGGILVILGHEESSDLLVHRVKMFEQQDKGQAPTMAKKQGTSRRVGIGSQILADMGVSKMKLLSSTDKRYHALGGFGLEVVEYVTE from the coding sequence ATGCCAATTAGTACGCCAAAAGAAATTATCGAAGATATTCGTTTAGGAAAAATGGTTATCCTTATGGATGACGAGGATCGTGAAAATGAAGGCGATATTATTATCGCAGCTGAACATATCACACCTGAAGCTATCAACTTTATGGCGACACATGGTCGCGGCCTCATCTGTCTAACCATGACAAAAGATCGATGCGTTAACCTTGGTCTTGCTCCAATGGTGCAAGATAACAACGCTCAGTACACCACGAATTTCACGGTTTCTATTGAAGCTGCAGAAGGGGTGACCACCGGAATTTCAGCCTCTGATCGCGCAGTGACTGTACGTGCTGCGGTAGGGAAAGACGCGAAAGCGGCTGACCTTGTACAGCCGGGGCATATATTCCCACTGACCGCGCAAGACGGTGGCGTATTGACTCGCGCGGGTCATACAGAAGCGGGTTGCGATTTAGCACGTTTAGCGGGTCTTGAACCTTCATCGGTCATTGTAGAGATTCTTAATGAAGATGGCAGCATGGCTCGCCGTCCTGACTTGGAAGTTTTCTCAGAAAAACATGATATTAAGGTAGGCACTATTGCTGACCTTATCGAGTATCGAAACAACACCGAAACGACGATCGAACGCGTTGCGGAATGTAAGCTCCCAACAGAGTTTGGTGAATTTGATTTGGTGACATATCGCGACACGATTGATAATGAAATTCACTATGCACTACGCAAAGGTTCGGTTAGCGCTAATGAAGCATGTTTAGTTCGTGTTCATTTGCATGATGTGTTTACGGATCTGCTTCGTTCAAATAGAAATGCCGATCGTAGCTGGACATTAGACACCGCGATGAAACGTATCGGTGATGAGGGTGGTATTTTAGTTATTTTGGGTCATGAAGAGTCAAGCGATCTACTTGTCCACCGCGTGAAAATGTTTGAGCAACAAGATAAAGGTCAAGCACCTACTATGGCTAAAAAGCAGGGTACGTCTCGCCGTGTTGGTATCGGTTCGCAGATTCTAGCTGATATGGGTGTGAGCAAAATGAAATTATTATCTTCGACGGACAAACGCTACCACGCTCTTGGTGGTTTTGGTTTAGAAGTGGTTGAGTACGTGACAGAATAA
- the ribE gene encoding 6,7-dimethyl-8-ribityllumazine synthase codes for MKVIEGGFPAPNAKIAIVISRFNSFINESLLSGAIDTLKRHGQVSEDNITVVRCPGAVELPLVAQRVAKTGKFDAIVSLGTVIRGGTPHFDYVCSECNKGLAQVSLEYSLPVAFGVLTVDTIDQAIERAGTKAGNKGAEAALSALEMINVLSEIDS; via the coding sequence ATGAAAGTGATCGAGGGCGGTTTCCCAGCTCCAAATGCAAAAATTGCTATTGTTATTTCTCGTTTTAATAGCTTTATAAATGAAAGTTTACTTTCTGGTGCTATCGATACTTTAAAGCGTCACGGACAAGTGTCAGAAGATAACATTACTGTTGTTCGCTGCCCTGGTGCCGTTGAATTACCTCTCGTTGCTCAACGCGTAGCGAAGACAGGGAAATTTGATGCTATCGTATCTTTGGGTACGGTTATTCGTGGTGGTACACCTCACTTCGATTATGTTTGTAGTGAATGTAATAAAGGTCTTGCACAAGTTTCTCTGGAGTACAGTCTTCCAGTAGCATTCGGTGTGTTAACCGTAGATACCATCGATCAGGCTATTGAGCGCGCGGGAACCAAGGCTGGTAATAAAGGTGCAGAGGCTGCACTAAGCGCACTTGAGATGATCAACGTTCTTTCAGAAATCGATTCCTAA
- the pomA gene encoding flagellar motor protein PomA, with amino-acid sequence MDLATLIGLIGGFAFVIMAMVLGGSIGMFVDTVSILIVVGGSTCVVLMKFTMGQFFSAFKIAGKAFIFKTDDPEELIAKVVEMADAARKGGFLALEEMEISSSFMQKGIDLLVDGHDAEVVRAAMQKDIALTDERHVQGSSAFRAYGDVAPAMGMIGTLVGLVAMLSNMDDPKSIGPAMAVALLTTLYGAVLANMVFFPIADKLSLRREQEKLNRRLIMDGVLAIQDGQNPRVIDSYLKNYLNEKRRVLDIDNE; translated from the coding sequence GTGGATTTAGCAACATTAATAGGTCTGATCGGAGGATTCGCCTTCGTGATAATGGCAATGGTACTTGGTGGTAGCATTGGCATGTTTGTCGATACTGTCTCCATTTTGATCGTTGTCGGCGGTTCGACCTGCGTAGTTTTAATGAAATTTACCATGGGTCAATTCTTTAGTGCCTTTAAGATTGCCGGTAAAGCGTTCATCTTTAAGACGGATGATCCTGAAGAATTGATCGCTAAAGTTGTTGAAATGGCAGACGCCGCGCGTAAAGGTGGATTTCTTGCCCTTGAAGAGATGGAAATTTCCAGCAGCTTTATGCAGAAAGGCATTGATCTGCTCGTTGATGGTCATGATGCTGAAGTGGTGAGAGCCGCAATGCAAAAGGATATCGCATTAACCGATGAACGCCATGTTCAAGGTAGTTCGGCATTTCGAGCCTATGGTGACGTTGCACCCGCAATGGGCATGATTGGTACATTGGTTGGTTTGGTTGCCATGCTTTCAAACATGGATGACCCTAAATCGATTGGCCCTGCGATGGCGGTTGCGCTCTTAACAACATTGTATGGTGCTGTGTTAGCTAACATGGTGTTCTTCCCTATTGCCGATAAACTTTCTTTACGTCGAGAGCAAGAAAAATTGAATCGTCGCCTTATTATGGATGGTGTACTCGCCATTCAAGATGGTCAAAATCCTCGCGTTATTGATAGTTACCTTAAGAACTATCTTAACGAGAAGAGACGTGTTCTAGATATCGATAACGAGTAA
- the thiL gene encoding thiamine-phosphate kinase, which translates to MSGEFSLIEKYFSNRQTQRKDVQISLGDDCAVVRSPDNVRIAISTDTLVAGTHFLPDADPAWVAHKALASNLSDLAAMGATPAWVSLALTLPEQDESWLAPFCDAFFELADYFGVQLIGGDTTKGPLSITLTVQGFVPENRVLCRTGARVGDWLYVTGELGDSKAGLDVILGNEDRSKPFAEKLERHHYIATPRILAGQALINIASSCIDISDGLISDVQHILRSSHVGAMIDISALPLSSELLDFCADREKAQRFALTSGEEYELCFTVPKEHKGGLESALAHIGTKVTCIGQIRPEGIFDLIRDGKRVDWQLSGYDHFKDAE; encoded by the coding sequence ATGTCCGGTGAATTTAGTTTAATAGAAAAATATTTTTCCAATCGTCAGACCCAACGTAAAGATGTTCAAATATCGCTTGGAGATGATTGTGCTGTTGTTCGATCGCCAGATAACGTTCGTATTGCAATAAGTACGGACACCTTAGTTGCTGGTACTCACTTTCTCCCAGACGCAGATCCAGCTTGGGTTGCCCATAAAGCGTTGGCCTCCAACCTAAGTGATTTAGCCGCAATGGGAGCCACACCCGCCTGGGTTTCATTGGCGTTAACTCTCCCAGAACAAGATGAATCTTGGTTAGCGCCTTTTTGCGATGCATTCTTTGAATTAGCAGACTATTTCGGCGTTCAACTGATTGGTGGTGATACAACCAAAGGGCCTTTGAGCATAACCCTAACGGTTCAAGGGTTTGTGCCTGAGAACCGAGTTCTTTGTCGCACTGGTGCTCGCGTTGGAGATTGGCTTTACGTGACCGGGGAATTGGGTGACAGTAAAGCAGGGCTTGACGTTATTTTAGGCAACGAAGATCGAAGCAAGCCGTTCGCTGAAAAACTAGAGCGCCACCATTACATTGCCACACCAAGGATATTAGCTGGACAAGCCCTGATTAACATTGCATCAAGTTGCATTGATATTTCTGATGGTTTAATTTCAGACGTTCAACATATACTTAGAAGCTCCCATGTGGGGGCGATGATTGATATCAGTGCGCTGCCTCTTTCAAGTGAGTTACTGGACTTTTGCGCAGACAGGGAAAAAGCACAAAGGTTTGCCCTGACGAGTGGTGAAGAGTATGAGCTTTGCTTTACTGTTCCCAAAGAGCATAAAGGCGGCTTAGAGAGTGCGTTGGCTCATATTGGTACCAAGGTTACTTGTATCGGTCAGATCCGCCCTGAAGGGATATTTGACCTTATTAGAGATGGCAAGAGAGTAGACTGGCAGCTTAGTGGTTATGACCATTTTAAGGACGCAGAATGA
- a CDS encoding riboflavin synthase: protein MFTGIIEAVGKLTAITAKGEDISITVDTGKLDMSDVKLGDSIATNGVCLTVVAFGLRSYTADLSLETLNLTGFTQYKVGDKVNLEKAMLPTTRFGGHIVSGHVDGVGSIVERNQVGRAIEFWVEIPNDITKYVAYKGSITVDGISLTVNELRKNAFKLTIVPHTSEETTMDNFQVGRKVNLEVDVLARYMERLLQGNSEQQPEPKITMEFLQQNGFA, encoded by the coding sequence ATGTTTACAGGAATTATTGAGGCAGTAGGAAAGCTAACCGCTATTACTGCCAAAGGCGAAGATATCTCCATTACGGTTGATACGGGTAAATTGGATATGTCTGACGTGAAACTCGGCGACAGTATTGCGACCAACGGTGTCTGTTTAACCGTTGTTGCTTTTGGTTTGCGCAGTTATACCGCCGATCTCTCATTGGAAACCTTGAATCTGACAGGTTTTACCCAATATAAAGTGGGAGACAAAGTGAACCTAGAAAAGGCAATGTTACCAACGACGCGTTTTGGTGGACATATTGTTTCTGGTCATGTGGATGGCGTAGGGTCGATTGTTGAACGAAATCAAGTGGGTAGAGCGATAGAGTTTTGGGTGGAAATACCAAACGATATTACTAAATACGTTGCCTATAAAGGCTCGATTACCGTTGATGGTATTAGCCTGACGGTGAACGAGTTGAGAAAAAATGCCTTTAAATTGACCATTGTTCCTCATACCTCTGAAGAGACGACAATGGATAACTTTCAAGTGGGTAGAAAAGTAAACTTGGAAGTCGATGTATTAGCAAGATATATGGAACGGTTACTTCAGGGAAACTCTGAGCAGCAACCTGAACCCAAAATCACGATGGAATTTTTACAACAAAATGGTTTTGCTTAA
- the xseB gene encoding exodeoxyribonuclease VII small subunit, producing the protein MATKKPENMTFEATLEELDSIVEQLEGGDLALEDSLKHFERGISLAREGQTKLTQAEQRVSILLEKDDNAPLSDFQNEHSRED; encoded by the coding sequence ATGGCCACAAAAAAACCTGAAAATATGACCTTCGAAGCAACGCTAGAAGAGCTCGACTCCATTGTAGAACAGCTTGAAGGCGGCGATCTTGCACTAGAAGACTCATTGAAACACTTTGAACGCGGTATCTCGTTAGCCCGTGAAGGCCAAACCAAGCTTACTCAGGCAGAACAACGAGTCTCTATCCTATTAGAAAAAGATGATAATGCACCGCTGTCCGATTTTCAAAATGAGCATTCAAGAGAAGACTAA
- the ispA gene encoding (2E,6E)-farnesyl diphosphate synthase, whose product MLASLPFYQERNQAQLDSWLDKLDYQALPLVQAMRYGLLLGGKRARPFLVYVTGEMLGCSLDELDTPASAIECIHAYSLIHDDLPAMDDDELRRGHATCHIEFDEATAILTGDSLQTLAFTILAEGPLSDSGETKRVSMIQALAKASGVQGMCVGQALDLYAENRSVSLEELEAIHKNKTGALLKCAIQLGALAAGEKGLSILPLLDRYAEAIGLAFQVQDDILDVVSDTETLGKPQGSDQNLNKATYPSLLGLESAQQKAQTLLQEALHALDAIPYNTQLLEEFARYVVERKN is encoded by the coding sequence ATGTTGGCATCATTACCATTCTATCAAGAACGAAACCAAGCTCAGTTAGACTCATGGTTAGATAAGCTGGACTATCAAGCGCTACCTCTTGTCCAAGCGATGCGTTATGGGTTACTGCTGGGTGGAAAAAGGGCAAGACCGTTTCTGGTTTATGTGACGGGTGAAATGCTCGGCTGTTCGCTAGACGAACTCGACACGCCAGCTTCTGCTATAGAATGTATACATGCCTACTCTTTGATTCACGATGACCTTCCCGCAATGGACGACGATGAACTTAGGCGTGGACACGCTACCTGTCATATCGAATTTGACGAAGCGACCGCCATTCTTACTGGTGACTCGCTTCAAACGCTGGCATTTACTATCCTAGCGGAAGGGCCTCTTTCTGATTCTGGTGAAACAAAGCGAGTATCGATGATACAAGCGCTAGCGAAAGCGTCTGGTGTGCAAGGGATGTGTGTCGGACAAGCACTCGATCTCTATGCCGAAAACAGAAGCGTATCACTTGAAGAGCTCGAAGCCATTCATAAAAACAAAACCGGCGCGTTATTAAAATGTGCCATTCAACTTGGTGCATTGGCAGCCGGAGAGAAAGGGCTATCTATCCTTCCTTTGCTAGACCGATACGCAGAAGCCATTGGCTTGGCCTTTCAAGTTCAAGACGATATATTGGACGTTGTTAGCGATACGGAAACCCTAGGAAAACCGCAAGGTTCGGATCAAAACTTGAATAAAGCCACCTATCCATCTTTACTTGGATTAGAAAGTGCTCAGCAAAAAGCTCAAACTCTTTTGCAAGAAGCACTTCATGCATTGGATGCAATCCCTTACAATACGCAGTTACTCGAAGAGTTCGCCCGATACGTTGTCGAGCGCAAAAACTAA
- a CDS encoding flagellar motor protein MotB yields the protein MDDEDECKCPPPGAPLWLATFSDLMSLLMCFFVLLLSFSEMDVLKFKQIAGSMKFAFGVQNRLEVKDIPKGTSVIALEFRPGRPEPTPIDVIMQQTIDITQSNLNFHEGESARAGGKNREAGEQTGGQSPETSTKMNQNTQSESEQEQDQQSQSDAQAQAEAMAQETDALEETIKKALEREIDQGAIEVENLGQEIVIRIREKGAFPGGSAFLQPKFRPLVRQIADLVKDVPGIVRVSGHTDDQILESELYRSNWDLSSQRAVSVAHEMEKVAGFDHARLRVRGMADTEPLNGNATSAQRAKNRRVEIGILQGKPQYSDEVSVGQ from the coding sequence ATGGATGACGAAGATGAGTGCAAATGTCCGCCCCCCGGTGCACCTTTATGGTTGGCAACCTTCTCAGATTTGATGTCACTTCTGATGTGTTTTTTCGTACTTCTACTCTCGTTTTCTGAGATGGATGTACTGAAATTCAAACAAATTGCTGGTTCTATGAAGTTTGCATTTGGTGTGCAAAATCGATTGGAAGTAAAAGACATCCCTAAAGGTACAAGTGTTATCGCGTTAGAGTTTAGGCCGGGTAGACCAGAGCCTACGCCTATCGACGTTATTATGCAGCAAACCATCGATATCACTCAGTCTAACCTCAACTTCCACGAAGGGGAGTCAGCAAGGGCCGGTGGTAAAAATAGAGAAGCTGGCGAGCAGACGGGTGGTCAGTCGCCAGAAACGTCGACGAAGATGAATCAAAATACTCAATCGGAATCAGAACAAGAGCAAGATCAGCAATCGCAGTCTGACGCGCAAGCGCAAGCAGAAGCGATGGCGCAAGAGACCGATGCACTAGAAGAGACCATTAAGAAAGCACTCGAGCGCGAAATTGACCAAGGCGCTATTGAAGTGGAAAACCTCGGTCAGGAAATTGTTATTCGAATTCGAGAGAAAGGTGCTTTTCCTGGAGGATCGGCTTTCTTACAACCGAAATTCAGACCACTGGTACGGCAGATTGCTGATCTCGTTAAAGATGTTCCGGGAATTGTTCGCGTTTCAGGGCATACGGATGATCAGATTTTGGAGTCAGAATTATATCGTTCAAACTGGGACTTATCGTCACAACGTGCAGTGTCAGTTGCACATGAGATGGAAAAAGTGGCAGGCTTTGACCATGCAAGGTTGAGAGTTCGGGGGATGGCGGATACTGAGCCACTAAATGGCAACGCGACATCCGCTCAGAGAGCAAAGAACCGACGAGTTGAAATCGGTATATTGCAAGGTAAACCGCAGTATAGCGATGAGGTGAGTGTTGGTCAGTAG
- a CDS encoding response regulator — MTIKYTVMILEDDVRASYTLESTINQLPEFNVVAVSETCAEALLQFELYKPMLVFVDISLPDGNGIDVIRQLREKKAQCDFVMTTAERETATVEKVVQLGVIDYLVKPIRMSRVHQTLTDYKQFKQQLSQRATVDQGEIDQILRKVPEKKLRITPKGIDITTLNSLKTILHEEALIDFSAEDIGKRMNVSRVTARRYLEFLESEGLIRLVLNYNTGGRPRRLYQVVERQINHY; from the coding sequence ATGACAATTAAATACACCGTAATGATTCTCGAAGACGATGTTAGGGCAAGCTACACGCTTGAGTCCACCATCAATCAACTCCCGGAGTTTAACGTGGTTGCGGTCAGCGAAACCTGCGCAGAAGCTCTATTGCAATTTGAGTTATACAAACCAATGCTTGTCTTTGTAGACATTTCATTGCCTGATGGCAACGGAATTGACGTCATACGCCAGCTACGCGAAAAAAAGGCACAATGCGACTTTGTAATGACAACCGCAGAAAGAGAGACCGCAACCGTTGAGAAAGTCGTTCAACTCGGTGTTATCGACTATCTCGTCAAACCAATTCGAATGTCTCGAGTCCACCAAACGTTAACCGACTATAAGCAATTCAAACAACAGCTCTCTCAAAGAGCAACCGTTGACCAAGGTGAGATAGATCAGATACTACGAAAAGTGCCGGAAAAAAAGCTGCGTATAACCCCTAAAGGTATCGATATCACGACGTTGAACTCTCTCAAAACAATCCTTCACGAAGAAGCATTGATTGATTTCTCAGCAGAAGATATCGGTAAACGAATGAATGTGAGCCGTGTTACGGCTCGACGCTATCTGGAGTTTTTGGAATCAGAAGGCCTGATCCGCCTAGTGTTGAATTACAATACCGGCGGTAGGCCTCGTCGTTTATATCAAGTTGTAGAGAGGCAAATTAACCACTACTGA
- the dxs gene encoding 1-deoxy-D-xylulose-5-phosphate synthase: MTLDISKYPTLVLADTPEELRTLPKEILPKLCDELRTYLLNSVSQSSGHLASGLGTVELTVALHYVYNTPFDQLIWDVGHQAYPHKILTGRREKLPTIRQKDGLHPFPWREESKYDTLSVGHSSTSISAALGMAICAEKEGEERKIVSVIGDGAITAGIAFEAMNHAGDIHSDMLVILNDNEMSISENVGALNNHLAQVLSGSLYTSIREGGKKVLSGLPPIKELVRKTEEHLKGMVVPGTMFEELGFNYIGPVDGHDVNELVKTLKNMRGLKGPQFLHIMTKKGKGYEPAEKDPIGYHGVPKFNPAETSLPKSNGTKPSFSKIFGDFLCDMAAQDPKLMAITPAMREGSGMVRFSKTYPKQYFDVAIAEQHSITLATGMAIAGYNPIVAIYSTFLQRGYDQFIHDVAIMNLPVMFAIDRAGIVGADGQTHQGAFDLSFMRCIPNLVIMAPSNENECRQMLYTGHKHQGPSAVRYPRGTSIGEPLEHTMTAIEIGKGLIVRENSQQKVTSNELKVAILSFGTMLESAVIAAENIDATVADMRFVKPLDEALIKELVSRHDIIVTVEENAIAGGAGAGVVEFMMQQKLIKPVLNIGLPDKFIAQGTQEELHIELGLDAVGIEAKIQEYIAK, translated from the coding sequence ATGACTCTTGATATTTCGAAATATCCTACATTGGTTCTTGCTGATACGCCTGAAGAACTACGTACCCTTCCAAAGGAAATTTTACCAAAACTTTGTGACGAATTGCGTACGTATTTATTAAATTCTGTGAGCCAATCAAGTGGACATTTAGCGTCTGGCTTAGGCACCGTTGAATTAACCGTTGCACTGCATTATGTTTACAACACACCATTTGACCAGCTCATTTGGGATGTTGGCCATCAGGCTTACCCTCATAAAATTTTAACGGGTCGTCGTGAGAAACTCCCTACCATTCGTCAAAAAGATGGCCTTCATCCATTCCCTTGGAGAGAAGAGAGCAAATACGACACACTTTCCGTTGGACACTCATCAACCTCCATAAGTGCCGCATTAGGCATGGCTATTTGTGCCGAAAAAGAGGGGGAAGAGAGAAAAATAGTCAGTGTTATTGGTGATGGAGCCATTACAGCAGGCATAGCATTTGAAGCAATGAATCATGCTGGAGATATCCATTCGGATATGTTGGTTATACTGAACGACAACGAGATGTCGATATCGGAGAATGTTGGAGCACTTAACAATCATCTTGCTCAGGTTCTTTCCGGTAGCCTATACACCTCTATTAGAGAAGGGGGCAAAAAAGTACTTTCTGGTTTGCCGCCAATCAAAGAGCTGGTTCGAAAAACAGAAGAACACCTTAAAGGCATGGTCGTCCCAGGAACCATGTTTGAAGAGCTAGGTTTTAACTATATCGGTCCTGTTGATGGCCACGATGTTAATGAGTTAGTTAAGACACTGAAGAACATGCGAGGGTTAAAAGGCCCGCAGTTCTTACATATTATGACGAAGAAAGGCAAAGGCTACGAGCCTGCCGAAAAAGATCCTATCGGATACCACGGCGTACCTAAATTTAACCCAGCGGAAACCAGCTTGCCGAAAAGCAATGGCACTAAGCCAAGCTTCTCTAAAATATTTGGTGACTTCCTCTGCGACATGGCCGCACAAGATCCAAAACTCATGGCAATCACACCCGCTATGCGTGAAGGTTCAGGCATGGTTCGTTTTTCTAAAACGTACCCAAAGCAATATTTTGATGTTGCCATTGCAGAGCAGCATTCAATCACCTTAGCAACAGGGATGGCTATCGCTGGCTACAACCCTATTGTCGCTATCTATTCTACCTTCTTACAGCGTGGTTACGACCAGTTTATCCATGATGTCGCTATTATGAACTTGCCTGTCATGTTTGCGATAGATCGTGCAGGTATAGTCGGTGCTGATGGCCAGACTCACCAAGGTGCATTTGACCTCAGCTTTATGCGCTGCATTCCAAATCTAGTTATCATGGCACCGAGTAACGAAAACGAATGCCGTCAAATGCTATATACCGGGCACAAACATCAGGGCCCAAGCGCTGTACGTTATCCTAGAGGAACAAGTATAGGTGAGCCTCTAGAGCACACAATGACAGCAATAGAGATAGGCAAAGGGCTTATTGTCCGCGAAAACAGCCAGCAAAAAGTGACCTCTAATGAACTGAAGGTGGCCATCTTAAGCTTTGGCACCATGCTAGAAAGTGCCGTTATCGCCGCCGAAAATATCGATGCTACCGTTGCTGATATGCGCTTTGTTAAACCATTAGATGAAGCGCTCATCAAAGAGTTAGTTAGCCGCCACGATATCATCGTAACAGTAGAAGAGAACGCCATCGCTGGTGGTGCTGGTGCTGGTGTCGTTGAATTTATGATGCAACAAAAGCTCATCAAACCAGTGCTCAACATCGGCTTGCCTGATAAGTTCATCGCTCAAGGTACACAAGAAGAGCTGCATATCGAACTCGGTTTGGATGCAGTAGGTATTGAAGCTAAAATTCAAGAATATATCGCGAAGTAA
- the pgpA gene encoding phosphatidylglycerophosphatase A, whose translation MTNPLDKISLANPWHLLATGFGSGLSPIIPGTMGTLAAIPFYFLLVQLSLPLYITLVVISCFIGVKICQVASDDMGTHDHGSIVWDEFSGFWITMSFVPMMNLPATEWKWLVTGFVLFRFFDMVKPWPIGWLDKRVHGGFGIMIDDIVAGVMAWIALFLVGTYAGWI comes from the coding sequence ATGACAAATCCGTTAGATAAAATATCTTTGGCGAATCCTTGGCATCTACTTGCCACTGGATTTGGTAGTGGGTTATCACCGATTATTCCTGGGACGATGGGAACATTGGCGGCGATTCCATTCTATTTTTTATTGGTTCAGTTGTCATTACCGCTCTATATTACTCTGGTTGTTATCTCCTGTTTCATCGGGGTAAAGATATGCCAGGTTGCGTCGGACGATATGGGCACACACGATCATGGTTCAATTGTTTGGGATGAATTTTCAGGCTTTTGGATCACCATGAGCTTTGTGCCTATGATGAACCTTCCTGCAACCGAGTGGAAATGGTTGGTGACAGGATTTGTGCTATTTCGCTTTTTTGATATGGTAAAACCATGGCCGATTGGCTGGCTTGATAAGCGTGTACACGGAGGCTTTGGTATTATGATTGACGATATTGTTGCCGGTGTGATGGCTTGGATTGCTTTGTTCTTGGTTGGAACCTACGCCGGTTGGATCTAG
- the nusB gene encoding transcription antitermination factor NusB: MGASVKPAARRNARQFALQAIYSWQISKDNVATIEEQFLSGGKYDEEEHHATEPALVAPETDVAYFRDLLSGVVQNHTKLDSKLRPYLSRPMQDLDMMELALLRLAMYEMTQRADVPYKVVINEAIELAKVFAAEDSHKFVNGVLDKAAPHVRKK; encoded by the coding sequence ATGGGGGCAAGTGTGAAACCAGCCGCACGTCGTAATGCACGTCAATTTGCTTTACAAGCAATATATTCTTGGCAAATATCGAAAGATAATGTTGCCACAATTGAAGAACAATTTTTATCTGGTGGTAAGTATGATGAAGAAGAGCATCATGCTACCGAACCTGCATTGGTTGCGCCAGAAACAGACGTTGCTTACTTTCGTGACTTATTGTCAGGTGTTGTACAAAATCACACTAAGTTAGATAGCAAACTACGCCCTTACTTATCTCGTCCAATGCAAGATTTGGATATGATGGAGTTAGCGCTTTTACGTCTTGCTATGTATGAAATGACTCAACGCGCGGATGTACCATATAAAGTGGTTATCAACGAAGCGATTGAGTTGGCTAAAGTATTTGCTGCCGAAGACAGTCATAAGTTTGTCAACGGTGTGTTGGATAAAGCCGCACCGCACGTACGTAAAAAATAA